The window CTGTTTCTCACTTTAACTGACCCATCTCTCATTTTAACTGACCTGTTTCTCATCTCAACTGACCTGTCCTTCATTTTAACTAACCCATCTATCATTTAAACTGATCcaactaattcattttcattttaactgacCTGTTTCTCTCTTTAACTGATCTGTCTCATTTTAACTGACCCGATTATAactcatttttcaattttaaataaccTGTCTCTCACCTAAACTGACATCTCATTGTTAATTGacctatcactttttttttaacttattcatCTTTATTCTAACTGACCTGTTTCTCATTTTATTACCTCTCTCATTTTCACTGACCTGTCATTTTAACTAACTGACCTGTCTCTCATTTTTACTGACTCACCTTTCATTTTTACTGGCCTGTAAGTCATTTCATGACCTTTCTCTCATTTTAACTGACATGTCCCTCATATCAACTGACCCGTTTCCAATTTTCAGTGACCTCTGTCTTATCTTAACTGACCTGTCTGTCATTTTTAAATGACCAGTCTCATTTTAACAGACTTTCTGTTCATTTTAACTATTATTCTATCTGACCTGTCTGTCATTTTAACTGCTTTGGtctcatttttcaattttaaatgaccTGTCTTAACTGACCCATCTCTATTCTAACTGACCTGTCTCATTTTAACTGACCCATCACTCATCTTCATTGACCCATCACTCACTTTAACTGACCTGTCCCTCACTTTCACTGACATGTTTCTCATTTCAAGAGACCAATCAGTCATTTTAACTGACCCATATCTCATTTTGACTGACCCATCAGTCATTTTCATTGACCCATCACTCATTTTAACTGACCCATCACTCATCTTCATTGACCCATCACTCATTTTAACTGACCCATCACTCATCTTCATTGACCCATCACTCATTTTAACTGACCCATCACTCATCTTCATTGACCCATCACTCATTTTAACTGACCCATCACTCATCTTCATTGACCCATCACTCATTTTAACTGACCCATCACTCATCTTCATTGACCCATCACTCATTTTAACTGACCCATCACTCATCTTCATTGACCCATCATTCATTTTAACTGACCCATCACTCATTTTCACTGAACCATCACTCATTTTAACTGACCCATCACTCATGTTCATTGACCCATCATTCATTTTAACTGACCCATCACTCATCTTCATTGACCCATCACTCATTTTAACTGACCCATCACTCATCTTCATTGACCCATCACTCATTTTAACTGACCTATCACTCATCTTCATTGACCCATCACTCATTTTAACTGACCTATCACTCATCTTCATGACCCATCACTCATTTTAACTGACCCATATATCATTTTAAATGACCAGTCTCATTTTAACTAACctgaatgtaatttatttttctattttaaatgacCATCCTCTCATTTTAACTGgctcgtgtctctctctctctccctctcccccagCAGGATGGCCCTCCTGCACCGCTTCGTGAAGCTGAACGACCGGGGAAACACCCACGTCTTCAGCTTTGTGGTGACCCGGAGCGTGACGCGGGACCTGCACCGGGACGTAACGAGCAAGGAGCTGACGTACGGGTACCAGCGCTGGGCCATCACCTTCTCCCGCTCGGAGAAGGTGCTGGGGGTGTACCTGGTGTGGCGGAACCCCTGCGAGGGGATGCGGGTCTACATCGACTTCACCTTCACCCTCCTGAACCGGGAGCACTTCAGCGTGAATGAGGCCTTCACGGGGAAGCAGGTCAAGTTCACCTTCGACTCCCCAGCGCAGGGCAACAGGAGGCTCATCAACATGGACGACCTCTACTCCCGCAACTTCACTGACGAGAACGGCGAGTTCCAGCTGGAGCTGACGGTGGCCAACATCCGGACGGTCTTCGAGGCAGAGCTCCGGGTGCCTCCGCCGCTGAACGGAGGCGGGGCAGGGGCCGGGGCGGCGGGGGGCATCCCCCAGAACCGCAAAGAGAGCAGGTACGAGTCTCCGTACTTCCACTTCGGCCACTACGACTGGCACGTCTCCGTCACgggctcctcctcctcatcctctggCTCCTCGTCCGGCTCTGCCTCGGAGGGCCGGCCCTCCGTCCAGCTCCGCAGGCTGACCGGCTTCGACCACCAGTGCCGCGTGCGCTACCTgatggtggtgggggagggggagcggAGGGCCGACTCGGGCATCCTGGACCAGCTGTCGGACCACGAGGGCCGCACGCCTGGGTGGACGCCGTCCAGGACCCGGCTCTCGGACCTGGTCCATAAGGGCGTCCTGAGGCTCTACCTGGAGATGATCCTGGCCAACACGACCAGCGAGGTCCGGCTGCAGCCCCTGGCCTCGGCCGCCGCTGCCGCAGGAGGGGGTGTGGTGCCCCCCGTCCAGTGCTACGACCGGGACAAGCAGGCCTGGGCCCTGGAGCCGGACCTCCATTCGGACATGTTCCGGCTGCGCCTGATGTACAACGACATCCACAACGTTCCCAGGAATCACTTGAGGTGAGATGGCAGAGGTTCTCCTCTGGTAGTTCCCATTCCCTCGCTTTCCCCGATCTCCACAGACGATCCTACTCCTTCctacacctctctctttctctctctccccctaatcCCTCCTTATAGCAGCTAATCCCAGGGGTAATCCACAACATTCTGAGGAACCAACTGGAGCAAGGCAGCAGTGTTTCTTGTTCCCTCGCTTTCCACAATCTCCACAGGTGATCCTACtcctccttactctctctctctctctctctctctctaataactccTTATAACAAGTAATCCTGGGGTATTCCAGGGTTAATCCCCTGTAATGACTTCCCGAAGAAGAATAAAGACTTCGACAGCCTCAAAGCAAAGTGGAATGATGTCTCACatatgagactctctctctctctctctctctctctttctctccctccctctctctctctctcccaatgaggaagaagaatgaagCTGACATTATAAAACAGAGTGGCTGACATTAATGAGACTGACATTAAAAAGTCAGCTGATTTATTCATGGGTTGACATTCTTCAATATTAGATGAACAGGAGGAagacttgggagagagagagagagagagagagagagagagagagagagagagagagagagagagagagagtcatgaaatcttccttgatttatcctcctccctaaaaagGTTAAAATCTGCCTTAATTCTTCCTGAAATCCTTGTGAAATTCTTCTGAACCCCTCTTGAAATCTGCCTTAATTCTTCCTTAAATCTTTCATACTCCTGAAACCTTTCTGATTCCTCCTGAAACCCTCCTGAAATCCTCCTTATTCCTCCTGAAACCTTTCTTATTCCTCTTGAAACCCTCCTGAAATCTTCCTTATTTCTCCTGAAACATTCCTTACTCCTCCTGAAACCTTTCTGATTCCTCCTGAAACCCCCTAAATTTCTTCCTTATTCCTCCTGAAATATTCCTTACTCCTCCTGAAACGTTATTCCTTCTGAAACCCTCATAAAACATTCTTTATTCCTCCTGAAACCCTCCTGAAATATTCTTTATTCCTCCTGAAATATTGTTTATTCCTCCTGAAATATTCTTTATTCCTCCTGGAACCCTCCTGAAATCTTCCTTActcctgaaatattttttattcctccttGAACCCTCCTGAAATCTTCCTTACTCCTCCTGAAATATTCTTTATTCCTCCTGGAACCCTGAAATATTCTTTATTCCTCCTGGAACCCTGAAATATTCTTTATTCCTCCTGGAACCCTCCTGAAATCTTTATTCCTCCTGGAACCCTCCTGAAATCTTTATTCCTCCTGGAACCCTCCTGAAATCTTCCTCATATTACAACCAACATTCACCTACCAGTTTTTAAAGTTATTATATGAAGATCCCTGGTCTTCCTTTCTTCTGAAATCTTCCTAAAACATCCCAAAACCCTCCTGAAATCTTCCTAAACCCTCTTTACTGACTCACTGTCTCCCTCCTTACTccttatttcttccttctttcctgtaTGAAACCCCACCCCCCTTATAACCCTATTGAAACTctcctctttccctccttccttccttcctgcctccaAAATTTTCCCTTACTcctgaatttttttctgaaaccctCTTACAGATCCTCCTAGAAgccctccttccttcttcctgaaATCATCCTTCAGCACCTTAGACCATCCTGAAAGCCTATCACTATTCCTTCCTTCCACCAGGAAATTTTCCTGAAACCCTCCTAAGATCTACTGGTAATATACTGATATTTTCCTGAAACACTCCTGAGACCTTCCTTAATTTATCTTTCCTTAATCTTTCTTTAACCCTTATAGAAAACCCTCCTAGCCCCTCGTTCCTTCCTCCTAGGTATGTATGCCGGAATGCCTCAATTCCTAAAACCCTCCTTATTTTATCATTCCTCAATCTTCTCTCCTCCTGAAACCCTGATAGAGACCCTTCTAGAAATCTTCCTAACTCCTGATTCTTCCTCCTTACTCCCTTCCCCAAGAAACTCTAAAACTATCATTAAATCTTCCTTTTCTATTCTACCAACTAATCCTCCTAATACCTCCCCTATTTTATCATTCCTTATTCTTCCTTCCACCTGAAACCCTCTTGAAAAACCTCTCAACTCCagattcttccttcttctctcttcttcctaacCTCCTAATACATTCCTTATCTTATCCTCCTCTAATCCTCCTGAAAAccatctttattttatcattccttAATCTTCTAGAACCCTCCTGAAAAACTAATAGAAACCCTCCTAACTCCTGATTCTTCCTCCATTCCCCTTAAATCTTTATTTCATCCTTCTTTAATCTTCCTGAAACCATCATTCTCACCTCCTTCAAATTATTCCTGAAACTCTCCTTATTTTCTCCTTCCTTAATCCTAAAACCTTAatctttcctccttccctcttcctgaAACCCTTCTAGAAATTCCTCCTAATCATTCCTCAATCCTCTGAaaccctccttccctcttcttccttcctttcccaaGGAAATCTTAAAATTATCCTGAAACCTTCCTTACTGTATCATTCCTCAACCTTCCCTCCTCCTGAAACCCCTCTATAAACCTTTCCAACTCTCTCTTGATGCTTCCTCATTCTTCCTGATTCTTCTTCCTTGTTCATTCTTTCCTCCCCCTGAAACCCTTCTATATACCCTCATAGCTAACTCCCTCTTCATGCTTCCCCATTCTTCCTGACTCTTCCTTCCTCCAGAAACCCTTCTAGGAACCCTCCCAACCAACTTCCTCTTGATTCtgccttcttccttccttccctcccacaGGAAGTCATAAAACCCTCCTTACTTCATCATTCTTCAATCTTCCCATTCTTTATTTCTCCCAGGAATCCATAAAACTTACCTTAATCATTCCTAAATCTATCCTCCTCATGAAACCCCTCTAGGAACCCTCCTTACTAATTCTCTCTTGGTGCTTCCTCATTCttactaattcttcttcttcctgactCTTCCtgattcttccttccttccttcctccaaggaaacCCTAAAACATTCCTTATTGTATCATTCCTCAATCTTCCCTCCTCCTGAAACCGTTTTTGGAAACCTCCTTACTAATTCTCTCTTGTTGCTTCCTAATTCTTCCTGGCTCTTCTTCCtgattcttccttccttccttcctccaaggcaACCCTAAAACCTTCCTTATTGTATCATTCCTCAATCTTCCTCCTCCTGAAACCATTCTAGGAACCCTCCTTACTAATTCTCCCTTGATGCTCCCTCATTCTTCCTAATTCCTCTTCTTCCtgactcttccttccttccttcctccaaggaaacCTTAAAACCTTTCTTATGGTATCATTCCTCAATCTTCCCTCCTCCTGAAACACTTCTAGGAACCTTCCTTACTAATCCTTTTAGATGCGTCCTCATTcttcctaattcttcttcttcctgattcttccttccttcctccaaggaaacCCTAAACCCTACCTTATTGTATCATTTCTCAATCTTCCCTCCTCCTGAAACCCTTCTgcttcctcattcttcttcttcctgactcttccttccttcctccaaggaaacCATAAAACCTTCCTTATTGTGTCATTCCCTAATCTTCCCTCCTCCTGAAACCTTCTAGGTACCCTCCTTACTAATTCTCTCTTGATGCTTCCTGATTCTTCTTCCtgattcttccttccttccttcctccaaggaagcccTAAAACCTTCCTTACTTCATCATTCCTTAATCTTCCCTCCTGCTGAAACCCTACTAGGAACCCTTTCAACCAACTCCCTCTTGATGCTTCTTCATTcttcctaattcttcttcttcctgactcttccttcctccctcccacaGCGCCTACCTCCTGCGGAGGGCGTCAAGGGGCTACGTGGAGTCTGTGTGCCTGGCCAACGGTCCCTTCAGCAATTACTGTACTATGCCCAGGAGACGTCGGACGATGGGCTCATGATGGAATCAGACGTGCCCGTCAAAGAGGTCAGGGTCTTCTCTTTTGGGGGGTTGTGGGTATTGTTGTTGTGGGTATTTGTTGTTATCATTGTTTTGTTTGCTATTATGGAAGGTGATtgttattaatatggaaaattattattattattataaaaattatgactatCACTGTCAATTATTCTCATCACTGTCATCATTACCGCTATATTAACACTATCACCATCACTGCCACTATTACaatcactatcactactgccatcactattataaataatatCACTGTTATAATGACTATCACTATCATAACTcctatcaccatcaccatcattatcccCACTATCACAATCACTATCATCACTATACCTCACTATcaatatcatcaccatcaccatacCTCACTATTACCATCACTATCACTATCCTCACTATCACCATCACTATCACTACCATTGCTAGCACTATCATCACTATCACCATCAATATCATCACCATCACTATACCTCACTATCACCATTACTATCACTATCACCATCATTATCcccatcactatcattatcattatcactatcctcactatcaccaccaccatcagCATACCTCACTATCACCATCATTATCCCCATCACTGTCACTATCCTCACTATCACCATTACTATCCTCACCACTGGCATCACTATCCCCACATCACTATCACTATCTTCATTATAACTATCACTATCATTGCCATCACCATACTATCCTCATTATACCTCACTATTACTATCACTATCTTCATCATCACGATCCCCACCATCACTATCGTCACTATACCTCACTATCACATCACTATACCTCACTATCACATCACTATACCTCACTATCATATCACTACACCTCACTATCACATCACTATACCTCACTATCATATCACTACACCTCACTATCACATCACTATACCTATCACAACACTATACCTCACTATCACATCACTATACCTCACTATCCCCATCACAGATCAAGGAGGGTCCGAGCCCCTACGTGGACGAGCGGAAGGAGCTGACAGTGCAGATCGAGTGGGTGGAGTCACTGCTTCTCTTCCAGGCCACCTACCACAAGTACGACGACGTCACCCGCATGCACAACTACCAGATGAGGTGAGGGGCTCACTGTAGGAGGCACTGGTGTTGctggtggtgggtgggtgggaggaagCCTGTTACTTGGTTGGGGCTGGCATTATCGGTTGAGTTATTTAcggaaatttttaataaatattgattctttataaatattgagGGTTTtctatataatctttatatatatattaattttatttgtgtccTTTGGCTTGGTGGAGGCCTGCTGTCTG of the Macrobrachium rosenbergii isolate ZJJX-2024 unplaced genomic scaffold, ASM4041242v1 171, whole genome shotgun sequence genome contains:
- the LOC136838129 gene encoding uncharacterized protein YhgE-like yields the protein MSDRSVKMSDGSMKMSDRSVKMSDGSMKMSDGSVKMSDGSMKMSDGSVKMNDGSMNMSDGSVKMSDGSVKMSDGSVKMNDGSMKMSDGSVKMSDGSMKMSDGSVKMSDGSMKMSDGSVKMSDGSMKMSDGSVKMSDGSMKMSDGSVKMSDGSMKMSDGSVKMSDGSMKMTDGSVKMRYGSVKMTDWSLEMRNMSVKVRDRSVKVSDGSMKMSDGSVKMRQVS
- the LOC136838203 gene encoding LOW QUALITY PROTEIN: uncharacterized protein (The sequence of the model RefSeq protein was modified relative to this genomic sequence to represent the inferred CDS: deleted 2 bases in 1 codon); amino-acid sequence: MALLHRFVKLNDRGNTHVFSFVVTRSVTRDLHRDVTSKELTYGYQRWAITFSRSEKVLGVYLVWRNPCEGMRVYIDFTFTLLNREHFSVNEAFTGKQVKFTFDSPAQGNRRLINMDDLYSRNFTDENGEFQLELTVANIRTVFEAELRVPPPLNGGGAGAGAAGGIPQNRKESRYESPYFHFGHYDWHVSVTGSSSSSSGSSSGSASEGRPSVQLRRLTGFDHQCRVRYLMVVGEGERRADSGILDQLSDHEGRTPGWTPSRTRLSDLVHKGVLRLYLEMILANTTSEVRLQPLASAAAAAGGGVVPPVQCYDRDKQAWALEPDLHSDMFRLRLMYNDIHNVPRNHLRYVCRNAYLLRRASRGYVESVCLANGPFSNLYYAQETSDDGLMMESDVPVKEIKEGPSPYVDERKELTVQIEWVESLLLFQATYHKYDDVTRMHNYQMRREITALEAENFSLERQLFSYQKSIAYAHSRGGVVVNDPNNDYGHHRHHGVGVVGGGGGGHHHQQHVRAHHHYANGKRGAGVGLGLVGGPDDYAPQDDEEDDEDDYDYPQCLSVRESNPLTP